From the Clostridium sp. Marseille-P299 genome, one window contains:
- a CDS encoding ABC transporter substrate-binding protein produces the protein MKLKKVVSSILCLTMATVLLAGCSKGGKANQTGNQADSEGNVELSQHVTLSLYLYGSAGVANADILAEINRKLTEDINTSIEIKYIDWGDIGTKYPLIWASGEEFDMAYASATTAVPFYTLAKQGSLYDITSIIDKYTPTLKEKVPASSWAATSSDGKIYGVPSLGSGYNNTGFVYNKANCKKWGISEVTDLESMIAYCDASVANGIYPFNGDANISKDFYKMLVELTGKWVPAPGISNEEMFLVTRDYNNINDIVHPAFTDEFVEFVKMLDEWEGKGYWPKDILSASTGDKEMYKNGQSSSYITHLGDWTGNYTNIHGQLQDQDIDAWYFGETTNKIMKSSPAQDITVVNANSKNAERCVMAIEKFLTDQSYYNLWQYGIEGRQYQVADGFLEKPASYDENVDAGGFAGWAFSNSEFKIPLKTEHPSRYEKMAEWSKIYLSDPYTGFSFDSSKVSTELSAISNVNSTLGIQLMLGKTDNVEAAIEEYRNQLKKAGIDTVIEELKNQLSSFTPVVTN, from the coding sequence ATGAAATTAAAAAAAGTTGTGTCGAGTATTTTATGCCTTACTATGGCTACCGTGCTATTAGCTGGATGTAGTAAAGGGGGAAAAGCAAACCAAACAGGCAATCAAGCGGATTCAGAAGGAAATGTGGAGTTATCACAGCATGTCACACTTAGCCTGTATCTTTATGGTTCTGCGGGGGTAGCAAACGCTGATATTTTAGCAGAAATCAATCGTAAACTTACAGAAGATATCAATACATCCATCGAAATCAAGTATATCGATTGGGGTGATATCGGCACAAAGTATCCGCTCATTTGGGCTTCTGGGGAAGAGTTTGATATGGCGTATGCTTCAGCAACCACTGCTGTACCATTTTACACACTTGCAAAACAGGGTTCTTTATATGATATTACGAGTATCATTGACAAGTATACCCCAACCCTAAAGGAAAAAGTTCCAGCATCCAGTTGGGCTGCAACATCATCCGATGGTAAAATCTATGGAGTACCTAGCCTTGGTTCAGGCTATAACAATACTGGATTTGTATACAATAAAGCGAATTGTAAAAAATGGGGTATTAGTGAAGTTACAGATTTAGAATCCATGATAGCATATTGTGACGCTTCCGTAGCAAATGGTATTTATCCTTTTAATGGTGACGCTAACATATCAAAAGATTTTTATAAAATGTTAGTTGAATTAACTGGAAAATGGGTTCCTGCTCCTGGAATATCAAATGAAGAAATGTTTTTAGTAACTCGCGATTATAATAATATTAATGATATTGTTCACCCAGCATTTACGGATGAATTTGTAGAGTTTGTGAAAATGTTAGATGAATGGGAAGGAAAAGGCTATTGGCCTAAGGATATTTTATCCGCTTCTACAGGTGATAAAGAAATGTATAAGAATGGACAATCCTCTTCTTACATAACACATTTGGGAGATTGGACAGGAAACTATACAAATATTCATGGTCAATTACAAGATCAAGATATTGATGCATGGTATTTTGGTGAAACTACGAATAAAATAATGAAAAGCTCACCAGCACAGGATATCACAGTTGTGAATGCGAATTCGAAAAATGCAGAAAGATGTGTTATGGCAATCGAAAAATTCTTAACAGATCAATCTTACTATAATTTGTGGCAGTATGGTATCGAAGGTCGTCAATACCAAGTTGCAGATGGATTTCTTGAAAAACCTGCAAGTTACGATGAAAATGTAGATGCAGGCGGATTTGCTGGATGGGCATTTAGTAACTCAGAATTTAAGATTCCACTAAAAACAGAGCATCCAAGCCGTTACGAGAAAATGGCTGAGTGGAGTAAGATTTATCTTAGTGACCCTTACACAGGATTTAGCTTTGATTCATCTAAGGTAAGTACAGAACTTTCAGCAATAAGTAACGTAAACTCAACACTTGGTATTCAGCTTATGTTAGGTAAGACAGATAATGTAGAGGCTGCTATTGAGGAATATAGAAATCAGTTAAAAAAGGCAGGTATTGATACGGTTATAGAAGAATTAAAAAATCAACTATCATCCTTTACACCTGTTGTGACAAACTAA
- a CDS encoding LacI family DNA-binding transcriptional regulator translates to MAKVNIKDIARLSGVGIATVSRVINQTGKVSEKTRKKVMDVINEYNYIPNNNARNLKLTQSENIALIVKYMSNPFFIKMMDVIEMEMESRGYPLLIQNVDDRSDELDIAISESMHSNLCGVIILGGSFSSYTEAKFKQLGIPSVLLTVNSEGNVDPSLYSSVIIDDEKEAYKATKYLIEMGHRNIGFLYKDSDSLVTPNILRYQGYKRALEESGIPVDNNLISTGLPISGTGFRTGFMAMKQLMQKNPHMTAVFAFSDVLAIGAAKAALSSGKRIPEDISIIGFDGIEMMEFYNPALDTVYQPATEMALSAVSLLQGMMNGEKSQHIVYDSVIMKRGSVKKI, encoded by the coding sequence ATGGCGAAGGTCAATATTAAGGATATAGCAAGACTATCAGGAGTAGGTATTGCAACAGTTTCTCGTGTAATAAATCAAACTGGGAAAGTCAGTGAGAAGACAAGAAAGAAAGTTATGGATGTAATTAATGAATATAATTATATCCCTAATAATAATGCTCGAAATCTAAAATTAACTCAATCTGAAAATATTGCATTGATTGTCAAGTATATGTCCAACCCATTTTTTATCAAGATGATGGATGTCATAGAAATGGAAATGGAATCTAGAGGATATCCCCTTTTGATTCAGAACGTAGATGATAGGTCAGATGAACTTGATATTGCAATCAGTGAGTCTATGCACAGTAATTTATGTGGTGTAATTATTTTAGGAGGGTCCTTCTCTTCCTATACTGAGGCGAAATTTAAGCAACTTGGGATACCCTCTGTTCTTCTTACCGTAAATTCTGAAGGAAATGTTGACCCCTCTCTTTATTCAAGCGTGATTATAGATGATGAAAAAGAGGCCTATAAAGCAACGAAATATTTGATTGAAATGGGACATAGGAATATAGGGTTTTTATACAAAGATTCAGACAGTCTGGTTACTCCGAATATATTGCGCTATCAAGGATATAAAAGAGCATTGGAGGAAAGTGGTATTCCAGTGGATAATAATTTAATATCTACAGGACTTCCAATCAGTGGCACAGGTTTTCGTACAGGATTTATGGCTATGAAACAGTTAATGCAAAAAAATCCTCATATGACTGCTGTTTTTGCCTTTTCTGATGTATTGGCAATTGGAGCAGCAAAGGCAGCATTAAGTAGTGGTAAGAGAATACCGGAAGATATCTCCATTATAGGATTTGATGGTATAGAAATGATGGAATTTTATAATCCAGCTTTGGATACTGTGTATCAGCCTGCAACAGAAATGGCTTTATCGGCAGTATCACTATTGCAGGGAATGATGAATGGAGAAAAATCACAGCACATCGTGTATGACTCTGTTATTATGAAACGAGGTTCCGTTAAAAAGATATAA
- a CDS encoding DUF4886 domain-containing protein, which produces MDEIKLLAVGNSFSEDALYYLHDVAKADGIELKVVNLYIGGCSLERHWSNVLTESKDYLYEAKGQSTERYVSVNEVLKEEKWNYIITQQASHDSGIEESYFPYLNQLLDYFKSNCPEAEYLLHKTWAYEIDSNHSEFGRYHCSQQEMYEKLSKCYDMASEKTGMRLIPSADVIQRVRKKAPFRYELGEKSLCRDGYHMDMIYGRYLLAGVIYTFLFGRDIKKNSFVPKGADIETLNVIKQCIYEEFKCDSVN; this is translated from the coding sequence ATGGACGAAATCAAATTACTAGCTGTGGGTAACAGCTTTTCAGAAGATGCGCTATATTATTTACATGACGTGGCGAAAGCCGATGGTATAGAATTGAAGGTAGTAAATTTATATATTGGAGGTTGTTCCCTAGAACGACATTGGAGTAATGTTTTAACGGAATCGAAAGACTATTTGTATGAAGCAAAGGGACAATCAACGGAACGATATGTATCGGTAAATGAGGTTCTGAAAGAAGAAAAGTGGAATTATATTATAACACAGCAAGCAAGTCATGATAGTGGTATAGAAGAGTCCTATTTTCCTTATTTAAATCAGCTGTTAGATTATTTTAAATCTAACTGTCCAGAGGCGGAATATTTATTACATAAAACCTGGGCATATGAAATTGATAGTAATCACAGTGAGTTTGGAAGATATCATTGTAGTCAGCAGGAAATGTATGAAAAACTAAGCAAATGTTATGATATGGCGTCTGAAAAAACAGGTATGAGATTAATTCCTAGTGCAGATGTAATTCAAAGAGTAAGAAAAAAGGCACCATTTCGTTATGAACTTGGAGAAAAATCACTATGTAGAGATGGGTATCATATGGATATGATCTATGGAAGGTATCTATTGGCTGGGGTTATATATACATTCCTATTTGGACGGGATATCAAGAAAAATAGTTTTGTGCCAAAAGGTGCGGATATAGAAACTCTGAATGTGATAAAACAATGTATTTATGAAGAATTTAAATGTGATAGTGTAAATTAG
- the bglX gene encoding beta-glucosidase BglX — protein sequence MDQQKLKELVSDMSLTEKINQLLQVTSGFFVNEAELTGPIRENGITEESISEAGSIIGLLGAKKYKEIQDAYIEKHPHKIPLLIMLDVINGFRTIFPIPLAQGATFEPELSKKCAKIAAKESAVSGVHVTFAPMVDLVRDARWGRVMESTGEDTKLNSDFAAAMVEGFQGNHVGEEYKIAACVKHFAAYGAPTAGREYNTVELSENTLRGYYLPAYEAAIKAGVEMVMTSFNTLNGVPATGNQWLMRDVLRDEMKFDGVLISDWAAIEELIYHGYAKDRKAAAGLAMNAGVDIDMMTGIYSQNLVSLIEDGTVKEEILDEAVLRILQLKNKLGLFENPYKDADEEKEKEVILCEEHRQVSLEAAEKSFVLLKNEGILPLNKKEKVALIGPFVHEKEIYGTWSMLGRPEDTVSIANAAEKYRVDYELTFAKGCDILGEEDIDLIPEVHGKAMKLENQETLLKEAVEAAKNADKVILALGEHRRMSGEAASRAELTLPKVQERLLHAIYEVNPNIGVVLFTGRPLDLRLVSEKSKAILNVWMPGTEGGNAILNVLTGKVSPSGKLPMSFPYCVGQVPVHYNEYFTGRPYDPKSDGKEYRSNYRDIPNSPLYPFGYGLSYAKFQYSDLKLSKDTMQEGETLEACIKIKNEGEYSGTETVQLYIRDCVGSVVRPRKELKAYQKVDLKPGEVKCVTFKITEEMLQFCKADLTFGSEKGEFHVFIGTDSNTQEYVSFELI from the coding sequence ATGGATCAACAGAAGTTAAAAGAATTAGTTAGTGATATGAGTCTTACAGAGAAAATAAATCAACTGTTGCAAGTGACTAGTGGATTTTTCGTAAATGAAGCAGAACTTACTGGCCCTATAAGGGAAAATGGAATCACTGAGGAAAGTATTTCAGAGGCGGGTTCTATCATTGGATTATTAGGTGCAAAAAAATATAAGGAAATACAGGATGCTTACATAGAAAAACATCCACATAAAATTCCGTTGTTAATTATGCTGGATGTAATCAATGGATTTAGAACCATATTTCCTATACCGTTAGCCCAAGGAGCTACCTTTGAGCCAGAGTTATCAAAAAAATGTGCAAAGATAGCAGCAAAGGAATCCGCGGTTTCTGGAGTCCATGTTACTTTTGCACCTATGGTTGATTTAGTTAGGGATGCAAGATGGGGAAGAGTAATGGAATCCACTGGCGAGGATACAAAGCTAAACAGTGACTTTGCAGCTGCAATGGTAGAGGGATTCCAAGGAAATCATGTGGGCGAGGAATATAAAATTGCAGCTTGTGTGAAGCATTTTGCAGCATATGGTGCTCCAACTGCGGGTAGAGAATACAATACGGTGGAACTGTCAGAGAATACCCTAAGGGGTTATTATTTACCAGCTTATGAAGCAGCCATTAAGGCCGGAGTGGAAATGGTAATGACATCATTTAATACCTTAAATGGAGTTCCTGCTACTGGAAACCAATGGCTTATGAGAGATGTACTAAGAGATGAGATGAAATTTGATGGTGTTTTAATATCTGATTGGGCAGCCATTGAAGAGTTGATTTATCATGGTTATGCAAAGGATCGAAAAGCAGCAGCAGGTTTGGCTATGAATGCTGGTGTAGATATTGATATGATGACAGGAATCTATAGTCAAAATCTAGTTTCTCTTATAGAAGACGGGACAGTTAAGGAAGAAATATTAGATGAAGCAGTTCTTCGGATACTTCAATTAAAGAATAAATTAGGTTTATTTGAAAATCCATATAAAGATGCAGATGAGGAAAAAGAAAAAGAAGTTATATTATGTGAGGAACATAGACAGGTTTCTTTGGAAGCAGCAGAAAAGTCCTTTGTTTTATTAAAGAATGAGGGAATTCTTCCTTTAAATAAGAAAGAAAAGGTAGCACTCATTGGTCCATTTGTTCATGAAAAGGAAATATACGGTACCTGGTCTATGCTTGGAAGACCGGAGGATACAGTATCAATAGCAAATGCTGCTGAAAAATATAGAGTGGATTATGAATTAACTTTTGCCAAAGGATGTGACATTCTTGGAGAAGAAGATATAGACTTAATTCCTGAGGTCCATGGTAAGGCGATGAAACTAGAAAATCAGGAGACATTGCTAAAAGAGGCAGTGGAAGCAGCAAAGAATGCAGATAAGGTAATATTAGCATTAGGGGAACATCGTCGTATGTCCGGTGAAGCTGCCAGCAGAGCAGAGTTAACATTACCGAAAGTGCAAGAAAGATTACTCCATGCTATCTATGAAGTAAACCCTAATATTGGTGTAGTACTTTTTACTGGCAGACCTTTGGATTTACGCTTAGTATCAGAAAAATCCAAAGCAATATTAAATGTGTGGATGCCTGGAACAGAGGGTGGCAATGCTATTCTTAATGTGCTTACTGGAAAGGTGAGTCCTAGCGGAAAGCTACCTATGAGTTTTCCATATTGTGTGGGACAAGTACCAGTTCACTATAATGAGTATTTTACCGGCAGACCTTATGATCCAAAAAGCGATGGAAAAGAATATCGTTCCAATTACAGAGATATTCCAAATTCTCCTCTTTATCCTTTTGGCTATGGACTTAGTTATGCAAAGTTTCAATATTCTGACCTTAAGTTAAGTAAGGATACAATGCAGGAAGGGGAAACTCTTGAAGCATGTATTAAGATTAAAAACGAAGGAGAATATAGCGGAACAGAAACCGTTCAACTCTATATCAGAGATTGTGTGGGAAGTGTGGTTCGTCCAAGAAAAGAACTAAAAGCTTATCAGAAGGTGGACTTGAAACCTGGTGAAGTGAAATGTGTAACTTTTAAGATTACGGAAGAAATGTTGCAATTCTGTAAGGCGGATTTAACCTTTGGTAGTGAAAAAGGTGAGTTCCATGTGTTTATTGGTACTGATAGTAATACACAAGAATATGTATCGTTTGAATTAATATAG